Genomic segment of Deltaproteobacteria bacterium:
GCAGCCGACCCATACCACCGGTGGCCAGAATGACGATCTTGGCTTTGACCACCCGATGGCGCCGGCTGTCGAAGTCGTACAAAACCGCTCCGGCGCATCGACCGTATTCGTCGAGGACCAGCTCCACCGCCGGACTGAACTCGAGAACCTCGATGCCCTGAGTGCGCAGTTCATCGCACAAGACCCGCATGATTTCCAGGCCGGTGAGATCTTTGATCGAGTGGGATCTTCTCCGCGAGTGTCCGCCCGGCATGTGGGCGAAGTAGGACCCGTCGTCCCGGCGGTCGAAGTTCACCCCCAACGAGCTGAGCCAGTCCAAGATGAAAGGCGCGTCATTGACCAGGGCCTCGACCAGTTCGGGCACATTCATGTGCCGCCCGCCCACCATGGTGTCCACGAAATGGATCGCGGGCGAGTCTTCCGGATGGGTGGCCGCCGCAATGCCGCCCTCGGCCATAATGGTGTTGGAATCGCCCAGGCGAAGTTTGGTCACCACCAGAACCCGGGCCCCGCGCTCGTGGGCGCTCAGGGCCGCACTCAGGGCTCCGCCTCCGCCGCCCACCACCAGGATGTCGGTCTCCAAATCGGGGTTGGTCAGGTCGAAGGCCGCCGGATCGATGCTGCTGGGAGACTCGAGCAGGGCCACCAATTCCTTGGGCGCGGTGTCGCCCTCGTTGGGACCCACCCGGATGGTCGTTTTTTCGGAAGAGCGGAAGTCGGGGTGAAAGGCCTTCAGGAGTGCTTCTTTTTCAGCAAACTCCATCTTGTCAAAAGAGGCCTCTCGCCGGTCCGCGCGGTTGGCGGCCAGTTTTTGCAGCGATTCCTGCATTTCTATGGGATAGCTCATACGTTCCATCGCGCCGGACCTTCCCGTGGGGGGAAGCCGGCCGGCATTTCAATGTAGATACAGAGGTCAGCAGCAGCTATTGGGTTTCGATCCTTGATCCATTCCACGCTCCGCCGCCGGCCGGGGGCTTTCGGGACCCCAAGGGGCCGGTTTGAAACCCGCCCCTGCACGATAAGCCGGCGCCGTCCCTCCGAACAGTTGTACCCTCTACGAGGGAACGGCCCCCTCATCAGTTGTATATATGTATAGACAAGTAATCATATACAGTCAAGTATAGTCAAGCGTCAAGTTCGACCGTTCATGCCCGTCCGGACCGGTCAAGCCCGGGAAGCACATCCGCGTATTCCGCCAAATCCAGTTCGATCAGGCGCCCTAACGTAGGCACTCCATCCGTGTCCCATCCCAGCATCTGGTAATAGGCCTCCCTGGAGCGGTGGAACGCTGCACGGTCTATGGCCACCCCGGCCAGAGGACCCTCGGTCGGGGCCGTGTGAAAGCGGGACGGAAGCCGGTCCTGCTCCGAGGTGAAACCTTCCCGCAAGTGAAAGAGACGACCCAGCGTGATGCCCCGTTCCACGGTCTTCATCAGACGCCAGTAGCTCATGGGCCAGCCGGTGACCGCCTGTACGGCCTCCACAATCTGTTTGCGGCTCCAGGGAACGAAAAGGCAAAGTCCCAGGATGTTGCCCAGGTGACGCCAGAGCCCGACCTGATAGAGCATACGGGCTTTTGCCGGACTGGTCTCGGTGGGCGGCAGGGGATGAGCCACATCCAGCTCGTCCCAGCCGGTCAGGTTCTTCGCCACCAGATCGTCGTGGATGCCGCTGCAATGGTCCGGCCCCGCCGGATTCACCGCGTAATGCAGGGCCATGCCCTGCTTCAGGCGCGGCTCGTGCATAGGTATCTCCATGCCTTTGACCTGCATGGCGTACTCGATGGCTCCCCCGCCGATCTTCTCCGCTGCGATCTTACTTCCCTCGGCCAACAGGTCGCCCAGCCCTTCCCTGCGACCGATCTTATCCACCAGGGTCAGCATGGCTTCCACACGGCCGAAACGGAGTTCCAGGCCGTCGGTGTCTGCCGGGCCGAGCAGTCCCCGCTCGAAACACTCCATGGCAAACGAGATGACCACCCCGGTGGAAATCGTATCGATGCCGAAACGGTTGCATAGCTCGTTCGCTTTGATCAGCGGCTCCACCTGATCGATGCCGCAGTTGACTCCCAGGGCGGTAAGAGTCTCGTACTCCGGCCCGCCGTAGGCCGGGTCCACGGTATAGGAGCCCGCCGCCGAGGCGATGCGTTTGCATTTCAGGGGGCACCCGAAGCACCCCTCCATACGTTTGACGTACTCGAGCTCGAACAGGCGTTGAGGCGCCAGATTGGCCGCTCCTGGAAAACTGCCGCCCTGAAAATTGCGCACCGGAATGTTCCCGCTCTGTTCGTACTGGATCATGGCTTTTCCGGTGCCGCAAGACCACGTGCCCGGTTTATTGCGGAAATTGGCGCCCATGAA
This window contains:
- a CDS encoding aldehyde ferredoxin oxidoreductase family protein gives rise to the protein MHGLNGKTLRVNLTERRCTAEAWPEELYRRFLGGRGFIVHVLLRELEAGADPLGPENKLIFALGPLTGHHVVGSGRHSVGAKSPLTGAFLEGEAGGYWGAELKKAGFDFVVIEGRSDDPVYLWIHDGVGEIRPASHLWGLEPAQTQTAVRAELGDGLVRLAVIGPGGEKLVRYSCIAHDLTHIAGRGGLGAVMGSKKLKAVAVRGSARPQPADPEKIKELTRFMGANFRNKPGTWSCGTGKAMIQYEQSGNIPVRNFQGGSFPGAANLAPQRLFELEYVKRMEGCFGCPLKCKRIASAAGSYTVDPAYGGPEYETLTALGVNCGIDQVEPLIKANELCNRFGIDTISTGVVISFAMECFERGLLGPADTDGLELRFGRVEAMLTLVDKIGRREGLGDLLAEGSKIAAEKIGGGAIEYAMQVKGMEIPMHEPRLKQGMALHYAVNPAGPDHCSGIHDDLVAKNLTGWDELDVAHPLPPTETSPAKARMLYQVGLWRHLGNILGLCLFVPWSRKQIVEAVQAVTGWPMSYWRLMKTVERGITLGRLFHLREGFTSEQDRLPSRFHTAPTEGPLAGVAIDRAAFHRSREAYYQMLGWDTDGVPTLGRLIELDLAEYADVLPGLDRSGRA
- a CDS encoding FAD-binding protein translates to MSYPIEMQESLQKLAANRADRREASFDKMEFAEKEALLKAFHPDFRSSEKTTIRVGPNEGDTAPKELVALLESPSSIDPAAFDLTNPDLETDILVVGGGGGALSAALSAHERGARVLVVTKLRLGDSNTIMAEGGIAAATHPEDSPAIHFVDTMVGGRHMNVPELVEALVNDAPFILDWLSSLGVNFDRRDDGSYFAHMPGGHSRRRSHSIKDLTGLEIMRVLCDELRTQGIEVLEFSPAVELVLDEYGRCAGAVLYDFDSRRHRVVKAKIVILATGGMGRLHPLGFPTSNHYGATADGLIMAYRAGAALLYAGYVQYHPTGAAWPEQMLGLLISEALRAQGAQLVNAEGVVFVNRLETRDAVSAAIIRECNARGLGVTTPTGMLGVWLDTPLIDLIGGPGTFIHRFAGIAGRFRKYGIDPVTEPILVFPTQHYQNGGVRIDARGRSDVPGLYVVGEASGGVHGHNRLGANSLVDVFVFGRRAGNHAASVLPEVRMGRPSLDHVVAYEQALKERGIVSDTVSPILLPDYRFEKALTSVGHASDRAGS